Proteins encoded within one genomic window of Pectobacterium araliae:
- a CDS encoding helix-turn-helix transcriptional regulator gives MRSFTQSSKPIYKDHIVQQSSLVANNYRFIGPRLIDNTPVLFGSFTVVQLNPHLILHTADVINRHNMKTQNLLDDAIKLAIVVSGNAHISFGHQELHLGEHQPASLITLTEPTMFTRIGKRDEYERTITLTFDREWLYGNMMDSVGDWQAIHDFTQTHLATHLWTPSRQALAIALQTLDAKPCQTPLQRLYLEMQCMSLIIEAFTSLTASVAQEKSSGVTLRSYHRIQQIREMLESGSADHLSMSEIAKSVNMSESTLQRHFRQTFNMSVFEYLRNCRLQRAMLALQKDGIGIAQAASIAGYNSPANFATALRRAFGITPGQLKDRF, from the coding sequence GTGCGCAGCTTCACTCAGTCATCAAAGCCGATCTATAAAGATCATATCGTTCAGCAATCGAGTCTGGTCGCGAACAATTACCGTTTTATCGGCCCTCGGCTGATCGATAACACGCCGGTGTTATTTGGGTCGTTCACTGTCGTGCAGCTCAACCCGCATCTGATCCTGCATACCGCGGATGTGATTAATCGCCACAACATGAAAACCCAAAACCTGCTGGATGACGCCATCAAACTCGCCATCGTGGTGAGCGGCAATGCGCATATCTCGTTTGGCCATCAGGAACTGCATCTGGGAGAGCATCAACCCGCCTCGCTGATTACGCTGACGGAACCGACGATGTTCACTCGCATCGGCAAACGTGATGAATATGAAAGGACGATTACGCTGACGTTCGACAGGGAATGGCTGTACGGCAATATGATGGACTCCGTTGGCGACTGGCAGGCTATCCACGATTTCACACAAACTCATCTGGCGACACACCTGTGGACACCGTCCCGACAGGCGCTGGCAATTGCTTTACAAACGCTGGATGCTAAACCTTGCCAAACGCCGCTCCAACGCCTTTATCTGGAAATGCAGTGTATGAGCCTGATTATTGAAGCGTTTACTTCACTGACTGCCAGCGTGGCGCAGGAGAAAAGCAGCGGTGTTACCCTACGCAGCTACCATCGCATTCAACAAATCAGAGAGATGCTGGAAAGCGGCAGCGCCGACCATCTGTCGATGAGTGAAATCGCCAAAAGCGTCAACATGAGTGAAAGCACGCTACAGCGCCATTTTCGCCAGACGTTCAATATGAGCGTTTTTGAATACCTGCGTAACTGTCGCTTGCAGCGTGCCATGCTGGCTTTGCAGAAGGACGGCATCGGTATCGCTCAGGCAGCCAGCATTGCTGGCTACAACAGCCCCGCTAACTTTGCCACCGCGCTGCGCCGTGCATTCGGTATTACGCCGGGGCAGTTAAAAGACCGCTTCTGA
- a CDS encoding MmgE/PrpD family protein, translated as MTTQTDITATLAHHIIHSEPNQEAVDAAREGVTDFISTALPIAQGAIVDSGLAPLKQVFSGADSLTRSLILGYAGHVLDFDDYHPAFRGHPSTVILPALFALAAEEASVTEEAFLTAYVIGVEAAGRIGLACGPRHYSLGYHNTATLGAIAAAAAAARLAGASVEQTQTILGLAATQAAGLRAQFGSAVKPLHAGLAARAGLTAVKLGLAGFEGNQKLVIDAFLAAHGDQKQQPALLVENWGAPWRMLSPGLEFKRYPTCGGTHSAAEAAFALRERWHEQNGADADLADAIERITVTFPPGGDVAPFIRNATNGVEARFSLEYVIAAALIEGELKLAHFSEAPVETTIAALANRVIRRADETAPPDELDPEARFHEVTLHLRNGSTLIQRTTRQETSAHPTDLRAKLQQTIGSLAHLDSNQIADRCALRQAGDLRYLLGLLF; from the coding sequence ATGACCACTCAGACTGATATCACCGCAACGCTTGCCCACCACATTATCCATAGTGAGCCAAACCAAGAAGCGGTAGATGCCGCCCGTGAAGGGGTGACTGACTTCATCTCTACTGCGCTCCCGATCGCACAGGGTGCGATTGTTGATAGCGGGCTCGCACCGTTAAAGCAGGTATTCAGCGGCGCGGACAGCCTGACACGTAGCCTGATTTTGGGTTATGCCGGTCACGTACTCGACTTTGACGATTATCATCCTGCATTTCGCGGCCACCCCAGCACCGTCATTCTACCTGCGCTGTTTGCCCTTGCCGCAGAAGAGGCATCTGTGACAGAAGAGGCGTTTTTGACAGCCTATGTCATCGGCGTAGAAGCCGCTGGCAGAATCGGGCTGGCATGCGGCCCGCGTCATTACAGTCTCGGTTACCACAACACGGCCACGCTCGGCGCGATCGCTGCTGCGGCTGCGGCGGCACGTCTGGCTGGTGCCTCGGTGGAGCAAACGCAAACTATTCTTGGTCTGGCCGCTACACAGGCCGCAGGGCTACGTGCACAGTTTGGTTCTGCGGTCAAACCGCTACACGCCGGGCTTGCCGCCAGAGCAGGGCTAACCGCCGTCAAGCTAGGGTTAGCGGGCTTCGAGGGCAATCAAAAACTGGTAATTGACGCCTTTCTTGCCGCGCATGGCGATCAAAAACAGCAGCCAGCGCTGCTGGTGGAAAACTGGGGAGCGCCCTGGCGTATGCTTTCTCCCGGTCTGGAATTCAAACGCTACCCGACCTGTGGCGGCACCCACAGCGCTGCCGAAGCCGCGTTTGCGTTGCGGGAACGGTGGCATGAGCAAAATGGTGCGGATGCCGATCTGGCTGACGCCATCGAGCGTATCACGGTGACCTTCCCGCCGGGCGGCGACGTTGCTCCTTTCATCCGTAACGCGACCAACGGCGTAGAGGCACGCTTCAGTCTGGAATATGTCATTGCGGCTGCGCTGATTGAAGGGGAACTGAAGCTGGCACATTTTTCGGAAGCACCAGTTGAAACCACGATCGCCGCGCTAGCGAACCGCGTCATACGCCGTGCCGATGAAACCGCACCACCCGATGAGCTTGACCCAGAGGCGCGTTTTCATGAGGTTACGCTGCACCTGCGTAACGGCAGCACGCTAATCCAGCGCACCACACGTCAGGAAACCTCGGCACACCCTACCGATCTCCGCGCCAAATTGCAGCAAACCATCGGTTCTCTGGCGCATCTCGACAGTAACCAGATCGCCGATCGTTGCGCATTACGGCAAGCGGGCGATCTGCGCTATTTACTTGGGCTATTATTTTAA
- a CDS encoding dienelactone hydrolase family protein gives MNLNTLRSSVWLLAALLASPSLMANDMNPSPQIAADQAVTDEGLPSFYPQLKQQMTYSDSWLSGNFTDFSQWQSQSRKTLRSLLLTPDSTKNFAPQAIEKQDRGSYTAEKVAFNLTDESRVDALLLTPKSAGPHPAVILLHDHGAKFDIGKEKMIKPWGNDEQLASAQAWADKFFTGRFVGDELAKRGYVVLAVDALGWGSRGPIKYEQQQALASNFFNLGRSLAGLMAYEDMRATDFLASLEQVDKQRIGVVGFSMGAYRAWQLAALSDKVAATAAVSWIGTYDGLMTPGNNVLRGQSAFYMLHPGQPTRFDFPDVASVAAPKPMLLFNGGKDKLFPTQSVEDAYAKMHKVWQSQQADSKLQTKIWPELGHVFYQEQQEEVFRFLDQWLTP, from the coding sequence ATGAATCTGAATACCTTACGCTCCTCTGTCTGGTTATTGGCGGCGTTACTAGCCAGCCCTTCACTGATGGCGAACGATATGAACCCTTCTCCCCAAATAGCGGCGGATCAGGCAGTGACGGATGAAGGGCTACCTTCATTTTATCCGCAGCTTAAGCAGCAGATGACCTACTCTGATTCCTGGCTATCTGGCAATTTTACGGATTTTAGTCAGTGGCAATCTCAATCAAGAAAAACGCTGCGTTCGCTGCTTCTGACGCCGGATTCCACCAAAAATTTCGCGCCGCAGGCGATCGAAAAACAGGATCGCGGCAGCTACACGGCAGAGAAAGTCGCCTTCAATCTCACCGATGAAAGTCGCGTAGATGCACTGCTCCTGACGCCAAAAAGCGCGGGACCGCATCCGGCGGTAATTCTGCTGCACGATCACGGCGCGAAGTTTGATATCGGCAAAGAGAAGATGATCAAGCCGTGGGGCAATGACGAACAGCTTGCTTCCGCACAGGCGTGGGCCGATAAGTTCTTCACGGGGCGCTTTGTCGGCGATGAGCTGGCGAAGCGAGGCTATGTGGTGCTGGCCGTGGATGCGCTAGGCTGGGGATCGCGTGGTCCGATCAAATATGAACAGCAGCAGGCGCTGGCGAGTAATTTCTTTAATCTCGGGCGTTCGCTCGCGGGTCTGATGGCCTACGAGGATATGCGGGCGACGGATTTTCTGGCATCGCTTGAGCAGGTCGATAAGCAACGTATTGGTGTCGTTGGCTTTTCGATGGGAGCCTATCGCGCCTGGCAGCTCGCCGCGCTATCCGATAAGGTAGCGGCAACGGCAGCGGTGTCCTGGATTGGCACGTACGATGGTCTGATGACGCCAGGTAATAACGTGCTGAGAGGCCAGTCAGCATTCTATATGTTACATCCGGGGCAACCGACACGCTTTGATTTCCCCGATGTGGCGAGTGTCGCGGCACCAAAACCGATGCTGTTATTTAACGGCGGCAAAGACAAACTGTTCCCGACGCAATCGGTTGAAGACGCCTATGCCAAGATGCACAAAGTGTGGCAATCCCAACAGGCGGACAGCAAGCTGCAAACTAAGATCTGGCCTGAATTAGGGCATGTTTTCTATCAGGAGCAGCAGGAAGAAGTCTTTCGCTTTCTGGACCAGTGGCTAACGCCATAG
- a CDS encoding MFS transporter yields the protein MTVSMTATYHGRLPVASLLALATAAFITILTEALPAGLLPQMAQGLAVSEAWVGQTVTIYAIGSLVAAIPLTAATQGVRRRQLLLTAIGGFVVANTITALSGSYLLTMAARFLAGVSAGLLWALLAGYAARMVPEHQKGRAIAIAMVGTPLALSLGVPAGTVLGNVIGWRMCFGMMSGLAVILMLWVRIQVPDFSGQPAGKRWSFGTVFTVAGVRPVLCVVLAFVLAHNILYTYIAPFLAAAGMVAQTSLVLLVFGVTSLLGIGIIGVLIDRYLRVLTLACSGLFCLSVLALGVAGDKHAVVYAAVAIWGLAFGGAATLFQTAIVRTAGEGADVAQSMLVTVWNMAIAGGGIIGGVLLDHIGVGAFSPVLLVLLLIALVVVWSARQHGFPMARR from the coding sequence ATGACCGTTTCAATGACGGCTACCTACCATGGCAGACTGCCCGTTGCCTCATTGCTAGCGTTGGCCACGGCAGCCTTCATTACTATCCTGACCGAAGCGCTGCCTGCGGGCCTGTTGCCACAAATGGCGCAAGGTCTGGCAGTGTCTGAAGCTTGGGTCGGGCAAACTGTCACTATCTACGCCATAGGTTCTCTGGTGGCGGCAATCCCGTTGACCGCCGCGACGCAAGGTGTGCGTCGCCGCCAGTTGCTGTTAACGGCTATCGGCGGTTTCGTCGTCGCCAATACGATTACGGCGCTTTCCGGCAGTTATCTGCTGACGATGGCGGCGCGTTTTCTGGCGGGTGTTTCTGCTGGGTTGCTATGGGCGCTACTGGCAGGCTATGCGGCGCGTATGGTGCCTGAACACCAGAAAGGGCGGGCTATTGCGATAGCGATGGTCGGTACGCCACTAGCACTGTCGCTTGGTGTACCCGCTGGCACCGTTCTTGGCAACGTGATCGGCTGGCGTATGTGTTTCGGTATGATGAGCGGTCTGGCAGTCATACTCATGTTGTGGGTACGTATTCAGGTGCCGGATTTTTCCGGACAGCCAGCAGGCAAGCGGTGGTCTTTTGGGACGGTGTTCACTGTGGCGGGCGTCCGTCCGGTGCTGTGTGTCGTGTTGGCCTTCGTGCTGGCGCATAACATCCTCTACACCTATATTGCACCGTTTCTCGCGGCGGCGGGTATGGTCGCACAGACCAGTCTGGTGCTGCTGGTATTCGGCGTCACATCTCTACTGGGCATTGGGATCATCGGTGTGCTGATTGACCGCTATTTACGTGTTCTGACGCTTGCCTGCTCGGGATTGTTCTGCCTGTCCGTACTCGCGCTTGGCGTGGCAGGTGATAAACATGCTGTGGTCTATGCGGCAGTGGCCATCTGGGGACTTGCCTTCGGCGGTGCGGCGACGTTATTCCAGACGGCTATTGTCAGAACGGCTGGGGAGGGAGCCGATGTGGCGCAGTCTATGTTGGTCACGGTCTGGAACATGGCTATCGCCGGGGGCGGTATTATCGGCGGTGTTCTGCTGGATCACATCGGTGTTGGCGCTTTCTCTCCGGTGCTGCTGGTGCTGTTATTGATTGCGCTCGTTGTGGTGTGGTCGGCCAGACAACACGGTTTCCCTATGGCACGGCGGTAA
- a CDS encoding serine hydrolase domain-containing protein, translating into MITPAFPLYTDAPSAPLSARIQATVQQALDERRLVGAVVLVARNGKLLHQQAAGWADRECARPMVLDAIFRLASVSKPIVSVAALVLVAQGRLDLDEDITRWMPTFQLRLVDGSPARVTVRQLLSHTAGLGYRFFETHTDDPYAQAGVSDGMDASGITLNENLRRLASVPLQYAPGTAWGYSLATDVLGALIERIHGLSLGEAVRQLVTDPLGMHDTGFVVREPSRLTTAYVNDTPQPHRLIEGETVSPFEGAIGIAYSPARILDTRAFPSGGAGMAGTAWDLLRLLEALRKGGGVLLPDALIEEMGRDQTHGLELPNAPGCGFGLGFSVLRDPQLAESPESSGTWRWGGAYGHSWFVDRTQGLSVVAFTNTMFEGMSGRFVTDLRDAVYGTLESMQ; encoded by the coding sequence GTGATAACTCCCGCATTTCCTCTGTATACCGATGCTCCGTCAGCGCCTCTCTCTGCCCGAATTCAGGCCACCGTTCAACAGGCGTTGGACGAACGGCGCTTGGTTGGCGCTGTCGTATTGGTCGCACGCAACGGAAAATTACTTCATCAGCAAGCGGCTGGATGGGCCGATCGGGAGTGCGCCCGTCCGATGGTGCTGGACGCTATCTTCCGGTTGGCTTCGGTAAGCAAGCCTATTGTGTCCGTGGCGGCGCTGGTGCTTGTGGCGCAAGGTCGGCTCGATCTGGATGAGGATATCACTCGCTGGATGCCAACGTTCCAACTCCGACTGGTCGACGGCAGCCCTGCGCGCGTCACCGTGCGGCAGCTGCTTAGCCACACTGCGGGGTTGGGCTATCGCTTTTTCGAAACCCATACGGACGATCCCTACGCGCAAGCGGGGGTTTCAGACGGTATGGATGCCTCCGGTATCACTCTGAACGAAAACCTGCGTCGCCTCGCCAGTGTTCCGTTGCAGTACGCGCCGGGAACGGCATGGGGTTATTCGCTGGCAACGGATGTCTTGGGCGCCTTGATCGAACGCATTCACGGTTTGTCATTGGGGGAAGCGGTTCGCCAACTGGTGACCGACCCGCTGGGTATGCATGATACGGGCTTCGTTGTGCGTGAGCCATCGCGGCTGACCACCGCTTATGTGAATGATACTCCTCAGCCACATCGCCTGATCGAAGGTGAAACGGTGTCTCCCTTCGAAGGCGCAATCGGCATTGCGTACAGCCCCGCTCGAATCTTGGACACACGAGCATTCCCATCCGGTGGTGCTGGCATGGCGGGGACAGCATGGGATCTGCTACGTCTGCTGGAAGCGTTGCGTAAAGGGGGCGGTGTACTGCTGCCTGATGCGTTGATCGAGGAGATGGGGCGCGATCAGACCCATGGCCTTGAACTGCCCAATGCACCGGGTTGCGGCTTTGGCCTCGGTTTTTCGGTCTTGCGCGATCCGCAGTTAGCTGAATCGCCAGAGTCGTCAGGCACCTGGCGCTGGGGCGGTGCTTACGGGCATTCATGGTTTGTCGACCGAACACAGGGGTTGAGCGTGGTGGCTTTCACCAACACGATGTTCGAGGGGATGTCGGGGCGTTTTGTCACCGATTTGCGTGATGCGGTGTATGGTACGTTGGAGTCAATGCAATGA
- a CDS encoding LysR family transcriptional regulator, translating into MDSLNGFVVFVQVAETRSFVAAGRLLGVSASAVGKSVARLEEKLGVRLFHRSTRSITLTAEGSLFLARSRRILAEIEAAELELSQSNAAPRGRLRVSLPLVSSLVLPVLGEFMREYPEIELDLDFTDRMVDVIEEGFDAVVRIGNPIDSRLTARKLGTFRFLLVAAPDYLARLGAPKTPTDLMQHNCLHYRFPTSGKLEPWVLQLPPGEPELPLPTSMICNNIETRVCFALQGLGIAYLPDFSIREPLDKGLLQPILTDYVKRSGVFHVLWPASKHPSPKVRALVDFLYARIFPSSDG; encoded by the coding sequence ATGGACAGTCTGAATGGTTTCGTCGTGTTTGTGCAGGTAGCGGAAACACGCAGTTTCGTTGCTGCGGGTCGATTGCTCGGCGTGTCGGCGTCTGCGGTAGGCAAAAGCGTCGCACGGCTTGAAGAAAAACTGGGCGTAAGGCTGTTTCACCGCAGTACTCGCAGCATTACACTGACGGCTGAAGGTTCACTGTTTCTGGCGCGCAGCCGACGCATCCTGGCTGAAATCGAGGCAGCGGAGTTGGAACTGTCGCAGAGCAACGCAGCACCACGCGGACGGCTGCGAGTAAGCCTGCCGTTGGTCAGTTCACTGGTGCTTCCTGTACTCGGCGAATTCATGCGCGAATATCCCGAAATTGAATTGGATCTGGACTTCACCGACCGAATGGTGGATGTGATTGAAGAAGGTTTCGATGCGGTAGTACGGATAGGCAACCCCATTGACTCACGACTCACCGCGCGCAAACTGGGCACTTTCCGTTTTCTGCTGGTGGCCGCGCCAGACTACCTTGCTCGTCTCGGAGCGCCCAAAACACCGACCGACCTGATGCAGCACAACTGTCTGCACTATCGCTTTCCCACCAGCGGCAAGCTGGAGCCGTGGGTGCTGCAGCTTCCCCCCGGCGAACCAGAGTTACCATTGCCTACCTCGATGATCTGCAACAACATCGAAACACGTGTCTGTTTTGCACTACAGGGGCTGGGGATCGCCTACCTGCCGGATTTCTCTATCCGCGAACCGCTGGACAAGGGATTACTACAACCGATCCTGACCGACTACGTGAAACGCAGTGGCGTCTTCCATGTATTGTGGCCCGCGAGCAAGCACCCGTCACCAAAAGTGCGAGCGCTAGTGGATTTTCTCTACGCGCGAATATTTCCCTCATCTGACGGATAA
- the lpdA gene encoding dihydrolipoyl dehydrogenase — translation MSTEIKAQVVVLGGGPAGYSAAFRAADLGLETVLVERYATLGGVCLNVGCIPSKALLHVAKVIEEAKALAEHGIVFGEPKTDIDKIRLWKEKVINQMTGGLAGMAKGRKVKVVNGLGKFSGANTLVVDGESGKTTITFDNAVIAAGSRPIQLPFIPHDDPRVWDSTDALELKNVPGRLLVMGGGIIGLEMGTVYHALGSQIDVVEMFDQVIPAADKDIVKVFTKRISKQFNLMLETKVTAVEAKEDGIYVTMEGKKAPAGPQRYDAVLVAIGRVPNGKLLDAGQAGVEVDDRGFIHVDKQMRTNVPHIYAIGDIVGQPMLAHKGAHEGHVAAEVISGKKHYFDPKVIPSIAYTEPEVAWVGVTEKEAKEKGISYETATFPWAASGRAVASDCSEGLTKLIFDKETHRIIGGAIVGTNGGELLGEIGLAIEMGCDAEDIALTIHAHPTLHESVGLAAEVYEGSITDLPNPKAKKK, via the coding sequence ATGAGTACTGAAATTAAAGCTCAGGTAGTGGTACTTGGTGGCGGCCCAGCAGGTTATTCTGCGGCATTTCGCGCGGCGGATTTGGGGCTGGAAACCGTACTGGTAGAGCGTTACGCCACGTTAGGTGGGGTGTGTCTGAATGTTGGCTGTATCCCATCTAAAGCGTTGTTGCACGTTGCTAAAGTGATTGAAGAAGCCAAGGCGCTGGCAGAACACGGTATCGTGTTCGGTGAACCTAAAACCGACATTGATAAAATCCGACTGTGGAAAGAAAAGGTCATTAATCAAATGACTGGCGGCCTGGCTGGTATGGCAAAGGGCCGTAAGGTTAAGGTTGTTAACGGTCTGGGCAAATTTTCTGGGGCTAACACGCTGGTTGTTGATGGTGAAAGCGGTAAAACGACGATTACCTTCGATAACGCGGTCATCGCCGCGGGTTCACGTCCGATCCAACTGCCATTTATTCCTCATGATGACCCGCGCGTATGGGATTCTACGGATGCGCTGGAACTGAAAAATGTTCCTGGGCGTTTGTTGGTCATGGGCGGTGGTATCATCGGTCTGGAAATGGGTACGGTTTACCATGCTCTGGGTTCACAGATCGACGTGGTTGAAATGTTTGACCAGGTGATTCCTGCTGCTGATAAAGATATCGTTAAGGTCTTCACCAAACGTATCAGCAAGCAGTTTAACCTGATGCTGGAAACGAAAGTGACCGCGGTAGAAGCTAAAGAAGACGGCATCTATGTGACGATGGAAGGTAAAAAAGCCCCTGCGGGGCCACAGCGTTATGATGCGGTGCTGGTTGCGATTGGTCGCGTACCTAACGGCAAATTGCTGGATGCGGGTCAGGCTGGCGTGGAAGTTGACGATCGCGGCTTCATCCACGTTGATAAGCAAATGCGTACCAACGTGCCGCATATCTACGCTATCGGTGACATCGTTGGTCAACCGATGCTGGCGCACAAAGGGGCGCATGAAGGCCACGTCGCGGCTGAAGTGATCTCCGGTAAGAAGCACTATTTCGATCCGAAAGTAATCCCTTCCATTGCCTATACCGAACCGGAAGTGGCATGGGTTGGTGTAACTGAAAAAGAAGCGAAAGAAAAAGGCATCAGCTACGAAACGGCAACCTTCCCGTGGGCCGCTTCCGGTCGTGCTGTCGCTTCCGACTGTTCAGAAGGTTTGACCAAACTGATTTTCGACAAAGAAACGCACCGTATCATCGGTGGTGCGATTGTCGGGACTAACGGTGGTGAACTGTTAGGTGAAATCGGTCTGGCGATCGAAATGGGTTGTGATGCAGAAGATATCGCACTGACTATCCATGCGCACCCAACGCTGCATGAGTCCGTTGGTCTGGCTGCTGAAGTCTATGAAGGTAGCATCACTGACTTGCCTAACCCGAAAGCGAAGAAGAAGTAA
- the aceF gene encoding pyruvate dehydrogenase complex dihydrolipoyllysine-residue acetyltransferase, with product MAIEINVPDIGADEVEVTEVLVKVGDKVEAEQSLITVEGDKASMEVPSPQAGIIKEIKVSVGDKVETGKLIMIFDSADGAADAAPAKAEEKKETAPAAAPAASAAKDVNVPDIGGDEVEVTEVLVKVGDTVAAEQSLITVEGDKASMEVPAPFAGTVKEIKISTGDKVSTGSLIMVFDVAGSAPAASAAKAEAAPAAAPAASAAKDVNVPDIGGDEVEVTEVMVKVGDKIAAEQSLITVEGDKASMEVPAPFAGTVKEIKISTGDKVSTGSLIMVFEVEGAAPAAAAPAAKQDAAPAPAAKPAAAPAAKAEGKSEFAENDAYIHATPVIRRLAREFGVNLAKVKGSGRKGRILREDVQAYVKDAVKRAESAPAAGAATGGSLPGLLPWPKVDFSKFGEVEEVELGRIQKISGANLSRNWVVIPHVTHFDKTDITELEAFRKQQNVEAEKRRLDVKITPVVFIMKAVAAALEQMPRFNSSLSEDAQRLTLKKYINIGVAVDTPNGLVVPVFKDVNKKGIIELSRELMAISKKARDGKLTAGEMQGGCFTISSLGGIGTTHFAPIVNAPEVAILGVSKSAMEPVWNGKEFTPRLMMPMSLSFDHRVIDGADGARFITIINNTLSDIRRLVM from the coding sequence ATGGCTATCGAAATCAACGTACCGGACATCGGTGCAGATGAAGTTGAAGTCACCGAAGTGCTGGTGAAGGTTGGCGACAAAGTTGAAGCTGAACAGTCGCTGATCACGGTGGAAGGTGATAAGGCTTCTATGGAAGTCCCTTCTCCGCAGGCTGGTATCATTAAAGAGATTAAAGTCTCTGTTGGTGACAAAGTTGAAACTGGCAAACTGATCATGATTTTCGATTCCGCCGACGGTGCAGCTGACGCTGCACCTGCTAAGGCAGAAGAGAAGAAAGAAACGGCTCCGGCCGCTGCACCAGCGGCCTCTGCGGCGAAAGACGTCAACGTACCGGATATCGGCGGTGACGAAGTCGAAGTGACCGAAGTGCTGGTTAAAGTGGGCGACACCGTTGCTGCTGAACAATCTCTGATCACTGTAGAAGGCGACAAGGCTTCTATGGAAGTCCCTGCACCTTTCGCAGGTACGGTTAAAGAGATCAAAATCAGCACTGGCGATAAAGTTTCTACTGGTTCTCTGATCATGGTATTCGACGTGGCTGGCAGTGCACCTGCTGCCTCAGCAGCGAAAGCTGAAGCGGCACCTGCTGCTGCGCCAGCGGCCTCTGCGGCGAAAGACGTCAACGTACCGGATATCGGCGGTGACGAAGTCGAAGTGACTGAAGTGATGGTTAAAGTTGGCGATAAAATCGCGGCTGAGCAATCGCTGATCACCGTTGAAGGCGATAAGGCTTCAATGGAAGTTCCTGCGCCATTCGCGGGTACGGTTAAAGAAATCAAAATCAGCACCGGCGATAAAGTTTCTACCGGTTCACTGATCATGGTCTTCGAAGTAGAAGGCGCTGCACCTGCGGCGGCGGCTCCGGCTGCTAAGCAAGACGCTGCACCTGCTCCAGCGGCCAAACCTGCTGCTGCACCGGCAGCGAAAGCTGAAGGCAAGAGCGAGTTCGCTGAGAATGATGCTTATATTCACGCAACGCCGGTTATCCGTCGTCTGGCACGTGAATTTGGCGTGAATCTGGCAAAAGTGAAGGGTTCTGGTCGTAAAGGCCGTATCCTGCGCGAAGACGTTCAGGCTTACGTGAAAGATGCCGTGAAACGCGCTGAGTCTGCACCTGCCGCTGGCGCTGCTACTGGTGGTTCTCTGCCAGGACTGCTGCCGTGGCCGAAAGTCGATTTCAGCAAGTTTGGTGAGGTTGAAGAAGTGGAGTTGGGTCGTATCCAGAAAATCTCTGGTGCCAACCTGAGCCGTAACTGGGTGGTGATCCCGCATGTTACGCACTTCGACAAAACCGACATCACTGAGCTGGAAGCGTTCCGCAAACAGCAGAACGTGGAAGCTGAGAAGCGCAGACTGGATGTGAAAATCACCCCAGTTGTCTTCATCATGAAAGCCGTTGCTGCTGCGCTTGAGCAAATGCCACGTTTCAACAGTTCACTGTCTGAAGACGCTCAACGTCTGACGCTGAAGAAATACATCAACATCGGTGTAGCGGTTGATACGCCGAATGGTCTGGTGGTTCCTGTGTTCAAAGATGTGAACAAGAAAGGCATCATTGAGCTGTCTCGCGAACTGATGGCGATCTCCAAGAAAGCCCGTGACGGTAAGCTGACCGCAGGCGAAATGCAGGGGGGATGCTTCACTATCTCCAGCCTGGGCGGCATCGGGACTACGCACTTTGCGCCGATCGTCAACGCGCCAGAAGTCGCTATTCTTGGTGTGTCTAAGTCTGCGATGGAACCGGTCTGGAATGGTAAAGAGTTCACGCCGCGTCTGATGATGCCGATGTCTCTGTCCTTCGACCACCGTGTCATTGACGGTGCTGATGGTGCTCGCTTCATTACCATCATTAACAACACGTTGTCTGACATCCGCCGTCTGGTGATGTAA